The following are encoded together in the Streptomyces rapamycinicus NRRL 5491 genome:
- a CDS encoding D-alanyl-D-alanine carboxypeptidase family protein yields the protein MERRGGKAIRRWGTAVIASAAALTVVVPASAAQATGAARGPSGVSAKGAYLLDNGTNKQLWAKAADTKRPMASTTKLMTAMVVLDSRGLNLDKKVSVKQSYIDYTARVGGSKADLQKGDKLTVRQLVYGLLLPSGCDAAMALADTFGTGDTTAKRTKSFIAQMNKKASALGMTRTHYDTFDGISEGGQNYTTPRDMAKLARHALRNATLGTVVKSVDTVQKAPAANGRTRTYYWNNTNRLLGSYSGTIGIKTGTGTAPGRCLVFAAKRDGRTVVGVILNAPKRYPDAKKMLDWAFRANTKVTWRQLPKGTPQD from the coding sequence ATGGAGAGACGTGGGGGTAAGGCGATCCGCCGCTGGGGGACGGCGGTCATCGCCTCGGCGGCGGCCTTGACGGTCGTCGTGCCGGCGAGCGCCGCTCAGGCCACCGGGGCCGCGCGCGGCCCGTCGGGGGTCAGCGCCAAGGGCGCGTATCTGCTGGACAACGGCACCAACAAGCAGCTGTGGGCCAAGGCGGCGGACACCAAGCGGCCGATGGCGAGCACCACGAAGCTCATGACGGCGATGGTGGTGCTCGACAGCCGGGGGCTGAATCTCGACAAGAAGGTCTCCGTCAAGCAGTCGTACATCGACTACACCGCACGCGTCGGTGGCAGCAAGGCGGACCTGCAGAAGGGGGACAAGCTCACCGTCAGGCAGCTGGTGTACGGCCTGCTGCTGCCGTCCGGCTGCGACGCGGCCATGGCGCTCGCCGACACGTTCGGCACGGGTGACACCACCGCCAAGCGCACCAAGTCCTTCATCGCGCAGATGAACAAGAAGGCGTCCGCGCTGGGGATGACCCGGACCCACTACGACACCTTCGACGGCATCTCGGAGGGCGGACAGAACTACACCACGCCGCGCGACATGGCCAAGCTGGCCAGGCACGCGCTGCGCAACGCCACCCTCGGCACGGTCGTCAAGTCCGTCGACACCGTCCAGAAGGCCCCGGCCGCCAACGGCAGGACCAGGACCTACTACTGGAACAACACCAACCGGCTGCTGGGCTCGTACAGCGGCACGATCGGCATCAAGACGGGCACCGGCACCGCGCCCGGCAGGTGCCTGGTGTTCGCCGCGAAGCGTGACGGACGCACCGTGGTGGGCGTGATCCTCAACGCGCCCAAGCGCTACCCGGACGCGAAGAAGATGCTCGACTGGGCCTTCCGGGCCAACACCAAGGTGACGTGGCGGCAGCTGCCCAAGGGCACGCCCCAGGACTGA